In a single window of the Melioribacteraceae bacterium genome:
- a CDS encoding DUF362 domain-containing protein, with protein MNVAITKTTSLYPVEEPFNPDTRYPEYRFEEISNNPNEVYAAVRENFYLLGYDKENFGKPKWNPLGNLIKPGDTVFVKPNFVDHKHRFTDEIWTVITHPSVIRAVCDYVFIALEGKGKILIGDNPHADAKFNIIKEICHLDELSNLYSKNKLICEIVDLRYWHVPNLKYYGFKEGRVGLPGDPLKASKLIVGRESLLSNRSTILFRGTYTDRLETIKQHLFNKHTYVVSNSILSTDVYISIPKLKSHAKVGATLNIKGLIGTIADKNALVHWCIGYPLLGGDEYPSPQKVRDYFKLYWQHLLLDLLPSRVYFFLRNFFNNNWIGKVYNRIIDTDYQKEKMLRGAWEGNDTTWRMTVDVFNAIIKDCTGFRGKKGWQLRTFSVVDGIVGGDTDGPHFPDKVEPKVIVSGEDFIAVDAVCIRLMDFNIDIVKYLKHLLQQYRILLSEISIRSNQFAAQNFFDKDKSYLRFKPPYRWPSLSLKNIKPGKSFLSAK; from the coding sequence ATGAATGTAGCCATCACTAAAACAACATCATTATACCCAGTTGAAGAACCTTTTAACCCAGACACTAGGTATCCGGAATATAGATTTGAGGAAATATCCAATAATCCTAATGAAGTTTATGCTGCTGTTAGGGAAAATTTTTATTTACTTGGTTATGATAAAGAAAACTTTGGAAAACCGAAATGGAACCCTTTAGGAAATTTAATTAAACCTGGTGATACAGTTTTTGTAAAGCCAAACTTTGTTGATCATAAACACCGTTTTACTGATGAAATATGGACGGTTATCACTCATCCCTCTGTCATAAGAGCAGTGTGTGATTATGTGTTTATCGCACTAGAAGGAAAAGGAAAAATTCTTATTGGAGACAATCCCCATGCAGATGCCAAATTTAATATCATTAAAGAGATATGCCATTTAGATGAACTTTCAAATCTTTATAGTAAGAATAAATTGATCTGTGAAATTGTTGACTTAAGATATTGGCATGTTCCTAATTTAAAATACTATGGTTTTAAAGAAGGCCGCGTTGGTTTACCTGGTGATCCGCTCAAAGCTAGTAAATTAATTGTTGGGAGGGAATCTCTCCTCTCAAATCGATCAACAATTCTATTTAGAGGGACTTACACCGACAGGCTTGAAACAATAAAACAACACTTATTCAATAAACACACTTATGTTGTTTCCAATTCAATTTTAAGCACCGACGTTTACATCTCAATTCCGAAACTAAAATCACACGCAAAAGTCGGTGCAACATTAAATATAAAGGGATTGATTGGAACGATCGCAGATAAAAACGCTCTAGTTCATTGGTGCATTGGTTACCCGCTCCTTGGTGGAGACGAATATCCATCTCCGCAAAAAGTTAGAGACTATTTTAAGTTATATTGGCAGCATTTACTTCTTGATTTACTTCCCAGCAGAGTTTATTTCTTTCTCAGAAACTTTTTTAATAATAATTGGATTGGAAAAGTTTACAATAGAATAATTGATACCGATTACCAAAAAGAAAAAATGCTGCGCGGTGCTTGGGAAGGTAATGATACAACATGGCGAATGACTGTTGATGTTTTTAATGCAATTATTAAAGATTGCACAGGATTCAGAGGAAAGAAAGGATGGCAATTAAGAACATTCTCGGTAGTTGATGGAATAGTAGGAGGTGACACTGATGGTCCACATTTCCCAGACAAAGTTGAACCGAAAGTTATCGTCTCGGGAGAAGACTTTATTGCTGTAGATGCGGTTTGCATACGATTGATGGATTTTAATATCGATATTGTAAAATATCTGAAACATCTGTTGCAACAATATAGAATTTTATTAAGTGAAATCTCGATCAGGTCGAACCAATTTGCGGCACAAAACTTTTTTGATAAGGATAAAAGCTATCTGAGATTTAAGCCTCCTTATAGGTGGCCAAGTTTGAGTTTGAAAAATATTAAACCGGGAAAGTCGTTTCTTTCTGCAAAATAA
- a CDS encoding glycoside hydrolase family 99-like domain-containing protein, with protein MGEPINHNLKIALYATVPFQLRVLEPIAKGFEAKLISFDAEEIKVWNPDIIVVTAEHEISLFRTYCDETKCALVALRHGAGFKYVKPPQEYAQADYICGSEWDQKDFERGGIRPRKKFLLTGNAWVDGVFNVPNRKPNTNSPTFLFAPTWNPDTSAAKFFKGKLIPLIRRVFPESKIVLRPHPNILTYNHKYLMKFADLYKSWINDWQQAIAYGNVEFIDDPQIALPTLFDKTDVMISDASTAIFEFMALSRPILLYTSTSKPDIDNYDPEAMGNKLRNVGKEFSNEDEFVESLISLFDDHEKLFLKNQIHYSNEIFGKYKDGKSTGRVIDVINNLEERNNMKKEKPVLKITKAHGDGSVLMDIGNESEFAKAINELFQKIRPQKIIETGTHLGTGTTTIIANSLKALGLTDAIIHTIEVNPDYCSHAFNYFVDSGLIKQVYLNSGLSVPRSILPTLEEIKNSTIDNIEYQGIYIDHYEQERADLYYKETDFNDTPDDLLGKCLKEFDYKPDFVLLDSAGHMGFIEFQYLINQIESECYIALDDVYHIKHHKSFLSMQSDSRFELIVSSKEKFGFCIAKFTPKQLKKKKQVVKENVFLSKQIKPLPNNIVAIGLVEHIGDIIACEPVSRYVRNIFPDAYIVWITKPSYKDLIESNPHINEAYTVSCLTEWIFLKNSGLFQEVIDLHIQNRVCPTCDVPLEKVEGRVDITLENYYNHGNLLSAFCQNAGLPILTDAPQVYIRDFERKGVDLIGLPKEFIVFHCLSNEYTRDWKDENWIELAHKIKNKWNLQIVEVGHRSVLSKDKTLYTINLCGRLSILQTAEVVNRAKVFIGIDSAIAHAANAVNTYGIILLGEYRAFKKYTPYSGNYGVGINSELVYAVHGPASEIPVIKVLFAVEKALQIVSLQKEKKKEPEFFTTQYERNTHKDLVKDFLKQNPFRLISLYLPQFHPFPENDSWWGKGFTEWTNVSKAKPLFPGHYQPHLPSDLGFYDLRLDESRIAQAELAKQYGLEGFCYYHYWFNGRRLLERPFNEVLKSGKPDLPFCLAWANENWTKRWDGREAEMLQEQVYGGEEDAINHFKWLYPAFIDKRYIRIDNKPIFMIYRPSAIPDLNKVIEIWRELAKRSGVGAIYLVAMRTGFEKYPNNYWLSQGFDAELVFQPGTGDINKFNKWQSIQSLGGVEFANTQAIVIDYEKAWPIMASEVTKEDPGFACVVPSWDNTARRAKIGAWILHNSTPQEYQKWLMHEMSRVLERDSDKRVVFINAWNEWAEGNHLEPDMKHGHGYLEATSLAVTNTLANLAKTAISKGDLETAESYCNMALFKYSSIEAKSHHSFIENSVSNQTGHKENRFCFDKNLSEIHLLLGIVNSVREEKNRALFHYEQAIAFNRGNVLASVCYADLCDEVNLNDNVTNTYQNLFLHEDHTKILMTLGRLLDLVGNKNAILFIKSAIEKGIQDSDIDHLSEHELKLLQFGGLPHFGSSVNSAINVFKGVSFFHQANINLNKSNYAEAKKCFIEAMKLLPNHTTSLAGYAIALKQLGESDAAIETMIKAISLEPTNNQLIKILADLHSELGNYKEAIHIYRQLLTFEPDNTDLLMSVAKLQVTLGDYNSAEKLIRHVLEIEPKNQLALELKIVLSEKNYSAKKV; from the coding sequence ATGGGTGAACCCATAAATCATAATCTAAAAATTGCATTGTATGCTACAGTTCCATTTCAGCTTAGAGTCTTAGAGCCAATAGCAAAAGGATTTGAAGCTAAACTTATTAGTTTCGATGCCGAAGAAATTAAAGTATGGAATCCGGATATAATTGTCGTTACCGCCGAACATGAAATTTCACTTTTCAGAACCTACTGCGATGAAACAAAATGCGCTTTAGTAGCGTTGCGTCATGGAGCTGGATTTAAATATGTTAAACCTCCACAAGAATATGCTCAAGCAGATTATATCTGTGGAAGTGAATGGGATCAAAAGGATTTTGAACGTGGCGGGATAAGACCCCGTAAAAAGTTTTTACTCACAGGAAATGCTTGGGTTGATGGAGTTTTTAATGTGCCAAATAGAAAGCCCAATACTAATTCCCCCACATTCTTGTTTGCTCCAACATGGAATCCCGACACAAGTGCTGCAAAATTTTTTAAAGGAAAATTGATACCATTAATTAGAAGAGTATTTCCTGAATCCAAAATTGTACTTCGCCCTCATCCCAACATATTAACATACAATCACAAGTACCTTATGAAATTTGCCGATTTATATAAAAGCTGGATTAATGATTGGCAGCAAGCTATAGCTTATGGTAATGTAGAGTTTATTGATGATCCCCAAATAGCTCTTCCCACTTTATTTGATAAAACTGACGTTATGATTAGCGATGCCTCAACTGCAATTTTCGAGTTTATGGCACTTAGTCGGCCTATTCTTCTGTATACAAGTACATCCAAGCCAGATATAGATAATTATGATCCGGAAGCAATGGGAAACAAATTAAGAAATGTTGGTAAAGAGTTTTCAAATGAAGATGAATTTGTTGAGTCACTAATTTCTTTGTTTGATGACCATGAAAAGTTATTCTTGAAAAATCAAATACATTATTCAAACGAGATATTCGGCAAATATAAAGATGGTAAGTCAACCGGTCGAGTTATCGATGTAATTAATAATCTAGAAGAGAGAAATAATATGAAGAAAGAAAAACCGGTGTTGAAAATTACTAAAGCACATGGCGATGGATCGGTTTTAATGGATATTGGTAATGAGTCGGAATTTGCAAAGGCAATAAATGAACTGTTTCAAAAAATAAGACCCCAAAAAATTATTGAAACTGGAACTCATCTAGGAACAGGAACAACTACTATTATTGCTAACAGTTTAAAGGCGCTTGGTTTAACCGACGCAATTATTCATACTATAGAAGTAAACCCAGATTACTGCTCTCATGCTTTCAATTACTTTGTAGATAGCGGTTTGATTAAGCAAGTATATCTAAATTCTGGTTTGTCTGTTCCCCGCTCAATACTTCCAACTCTTGAAGAGATTAAGAACTCAACTATTGATAATATTGAATATCAAGGAATTTATATTGATCACTATGAGCAAGAACGAGCTGACCTCTATTACAAGGAAACTGATTTTAACGATACTCCTGATGATTTGTTGGGCAAGTGTTTAAAGGAATTTGATTACAAACCCGACTTCGTTCTACTTGATAGCGCTGGGCACATGGGTTTCATCGAGTTTCAATATTTAATTAATCAGATCGAAAGTGAATGCTACATTGCATTGGATGATGTATATCATATTAAGCATCACAAAAGTTTTCTATCAATGCAATCAGATTCAAGATTCGAATTGATTGTTTCATCGAAAGAAAAATTTGGATTCTGTATAGCTAAGTTCACTCCTAAACAGTTAAAAAAGAAGAAACAAGTTGTTAAAGAAAATGTTTTTCTTTCTAAACAAATAAAACCATTGCCTAACAATATTGTTGCAATAGGTCTTGTTGAGCATATTGGTGATATTATCGCTTGCGAGCCAGTCTCACGTTATGTTCGCAACATTTTCCCTGATGCCTATATTGTTTGGATTACCAAGCCAAGTTATAAAGATTTAATCGAATCTAATCCCCACATAAACGAAGCCTATACTGTCAGTTGTTTAACGGAATGGATTTTCTTGAAGAATAGCGGTCTCTTTCAAGAGGTGATTGATCTTCATATTCAAAATAGAGTATGTCCAACATGTGATGTACCTTTAGAAAAAGTGGAAGGTAGAGTAGATATCACACTTGAAAACTATTACAATCATGGTAATCTACTCTCTGCATTTTGCCAGAATGCCGGATTACCGATACTGACTGATGCCCCCCAAGTCTATATCAGAGATTTTGAAAGGAAGGGCGTTGACTTAATAGGGCTTCCAAAGGAGTTTATCGTTTTTCATTGTCTATCAAATGAATATACTCGCGACTGGAAGGATGAAAATTGGATTGAGCTTGCTCATAAGATTAAGAATAAATGGAATTTGCAAATTGTTGAAGTAGGTCATCGTTCAGTTTTATCAAAGGATAAGACGTTGTACACAATTAATCTTTGTGGAAGACTTTCTATACTTCAAACTGCAGAAGTAGTCAACCGAGCTAAAGTGTTTATCGGTATTGATAGCGCGATTGCTCACGCGGCTAATGCGGTTAATACTTATGGAATTATTTTATTAGGCGAATATCGGGCCTTCAAAAAATATACGCCGTATAGTGGTAATTATGGAGTTGGAATAAATTCTGAACTTGTATATGCCGTACATGGTCCGGCATCTGAAATTCCAGTTATTAAAGTTCTATTTGCCGTTGAAAAAGCACTACAAATTGTATCGTTACAAAAAGAGAAAAAAAAGGAACCGGAATTTTTTACGACTCAATATGAGCGCAATACACATAAAGATTTGGTGAAAGATTTTCTTAAACAGAATCCTTTCCGATTGATATCCCTATATCTACCACAATTTCATCCATTCCCAGAAAATGATAGCTGGTGGGGAAAAGGATTTACCGAATGGACAAATGTAAGTAAAGCTAAACCACTCTTCCCCGGGCATTATCAACCACATCTTCCATCTGATCTTGGTTTTTACGATTTACGATTAGATGAATCTAGAATAGCACAAGCTGAATTAGCAAAGCAATATGGTCTTGAAGGATTTTGCTATTACCATTACTGGTTCAATGGAAGAAGACTTTTAGAAAGACCTTTTAATGAAGTATTGAAATCGGGAAAGCCGGACTTACCATTTTGTTTGGCCTGGGCAAATGAGAATTGGACAAAGCGATGGGATGGCAGAGAGGCTGAAATGCTGCAAGAGCAAGTCTATGGAGGTGAGGAAGATGCAATCAATCATTTCAAATGGCTTTATCCGGCATTTATTGATAAACGCTATATAAGAATTGATAACAAACCGATATTCATGATTTACAGGCCCTCAGCGATTCCTGACTTAAATAAAGTAATAGAAATCTGGCGTGAACTAGCAAAACGTTCTGGAGTTGGTGCTATTTATTTAGTTGCTATGAGAACTGGATTTGAAAAGTATCCAAACAATTATTGGTTAAGTCAAGGATTCGATGCCGAACTGGTTTTCCAACCTGGTACGGGAGATATTAATAAATTTAATAAATGGCAGTCAATTCAAAGTTTGGGTGGAGTTGAATTTGCCAATACTCAAGCAATTGTAATCGATTATGAAAAAGCATGGCCAATTATGGCATCGGAAGTTACTAAAGAAGATCCCGGATTTGCATGTGTTGTGCCTTCGTGGGATAATACTGCACGTAGAGCAAAAATTGGTGCATGGATACTTCACAACTCTACACCACAAGAATATCAAAAGTGGTTAATGCATGAAATGAGCCGGGTACTTGAAAGAGATAGTGATAAACGAGTTGTTTTCATAAATGCGTGGAATGAATGGGCTGAAGGAAACCATCTTGAGCCTGATATGAAACATGGGCATGGCTATTTAGAAGCTACCAGTTTGGCTGTAACCAATACTCTAGCGAACCTGGCTAAGACAGCAATTTCAAAGGGCGATTTAGAAACTGCCGAAAGTTATTGCAATATGGCATTATTTAAATATTCTTCCATCGAGGCAAAAAGTCATCACAGCTTTATTGAAAATTCTGTATCAAATCAAACTGGTCATAAAGAAAATCGCTTCTGCTTCGATAAGAATTTATCAGAGATACATTTGCTACTCGGAATCGTAAATTCTGTAAGAGAAGAAAAAAACCGGGCACTCTTTCATTATGAACAAGCTATTGCCTTTAATAGAGGCAATGTGCTAGCAAGTGTTTGTTATGCAGACCTTTGTGACGAAGTTAATCTGAACGATAATGTGACAAATACTTATCAAAATCTGTTTTTACATGAAGATCATACAAAAATACTAATGACACTTGGACGACTGCTTGATTTAGTCGGAAATAAAAATGCAATTCTATTCATAAAGTCTGCTATAGAAAAAGGTATACAAGACTCTGATATTGACCATCTTTCTGAACATGAACTTAAGCTGCTGCAATTCGGTGGTTTGCCTCATTTCGGCAGTTCGGTTAATAGTGCAATTAATGTTTTCAAGGGTGTATCATTCTTTCATCAAGCAAACATTAATTTGAATAAAAGTAATTATGCAGAAGCAAAGAAATGTTTTATTGAAGCAATGAAGCTATTGCCAAATCATACAACCTCACTTGCTGGGTATGCAATTGCATTAAAACAACTTGGTGAATCCGATGCTGCTATAGAAACAATGATAAAAGCTATCTCATTAGAGCCCACTAACAATCAGCTCATAAAAATTCTTGCTGATCTGCACTCAGAGTTGGGGAATTATAAGGAAGCAATTCATATATACAGACAGTTACTGACATTCGAACCAGACAATACCGATTTGTTAATGTCTGTTGCTAAACTTCAAGTAACATTAGGCGATTATAATTCAGCAGAAAAGCTTATTAGGCATGTGTTGGAAATTGAACCTAAGAATCAATTAGCCCTGGAACTAAAAATAGTTTTGTCGGAAAAAAACTATTCCGCTAAAAAAGTTTAA
- a CDS encoding glycosyltransferase → MKKGKAPKTAEVKNADVVSQENNYEKIACPYCLSIRADVYRKASDIVKCSNCGTVYLRTRLKQEAMELLYQSYNTDAPQMFLPKDQNEIKNSMLRRDYWIKEILQYTKAEGNILDIGCGWGAFLDNARTYGFSPRGIEITKKGADFAKTKLNINATSDQFLDTPLEKKSFKVITLNHVLEHLPEPKMAMEKIYDLLIPGGLFCGIVPNVESLCSFFMGDAWEWLDPFYHYVHYSPTTVRKHLENAGFVIEKIYTASGDYNRAELANVLKTHYRPSHHGMIPEIIKKIEMNGQGEEIRFIARKPAEKEIKINESNDYSIVKSRNKNHAAYTASIIIPVYNKVEYTQKCLETIYSIKNGIDDFEVLVVNNASSDETAKFLELACSEYHDLKVVNNSINKRFAGACNTGALNAEAEFLVFLNNDTVPEENWLLYGINRLKIDHTVGIVGSKLLYPDRTIQHCGVEYLLNVHHEYPIWPVHRFLGLKEDDPLVNQGGFVESVTGACLFIPNRLFKEIEGFDEGYSMYFEDLDLCFKSMKAEKKIFYEPNSVVIHFEGKSTPDEALRYKLSTNAAKRFYEKWQLEITSLTEFKKQQDVSVEYDYPLSYAQTFETNKRTINFLVESSRYNEANDLLNELKKFIPSDPVILDYEERFKILNSSKEERSLSSINDIYDSKLKHTQVSILTLTYNALEYTKEFISSLLQHSTLDYELIVIDNNSSDETVNYLKSIEKNYENIRVILNKENIGFPAAINQGLLECNGKYIIIVNNDIVVTKRWLESLIEVAESDPKIGLVGPISNEVSGLQKDENAKYKSIEEMHKYAANVTKTNKGEILNFPRIAFLCTLIKKEVIEKIGGLDERFTPGNYEDDDFCLRAQLAGFKTVIAKDVFIHHYGSKSFKAEGIKKYADQLEINKQKFIGKWGVTPDELWIQRKEIKPHQYYYPINKNKFDEHFERAKILLADQELDLACESIQKALENFNEVENRKNQIELNDLLDLAGNLALANGDIELAQKYFEEELNIQPNSSTACAGLGEVFAVQGLFENAKTMFEWAIKNDPNNQTAIDSLALTNKELGFEPIHNSLEEETA, encoded by the coding sequence ATGAAAAAAGGTAAAGCTCCAAAAACAGCTGAAGTAAAAAATGCGGATGTGGTATCTCAAGAAAATAATTACGAAAAAATTGCTTGTCCATATTGTTTAAGTATTAGAGCTGATGTTTATAGAAAAGCATCTGATATTGTTAAGTGCTCAAATTGTGGTACTGTATATTTAAGGACACGCCTGAAGCAAGAGGCCATGGAATTGTTATATCAATCTTACAATACAGACGCTCCACAAATGTTTCTACCTAAAGACCAAAACGAAATTAAAAATAGTATGTTGAGGAGAGATTACTGGATTAAAGAAATACTTCAGTACACTAAAGCAGAGGGTAATATACTGGATATTGGTTGTGGCTGGGGAGCATTCCTTGATAACGCCCGAACTTATGGGTTCTCTCCTCGTGGAATTGAAATAACAAAGAAGGGCGCGGATTTTGCAAAAACTAAACTAAACATTAATGCAACAAGCGATCAATTTTTAGATACTCCACTCGAAAAAAAATCATTTAAAGTAATAACTCTGAATCACGTTTTGGAACATTTGCCTGAACCCAAAATGGCGATGGAGAAAATTTATGATTTGTTGATTCCGGGCGGACTGTTTTGTGGAATTGTTCCCAATGTTGAATCGCTTTGTTCATTTTTTATGGGTGATGCATGGGAATGGCTCGATCCATTCTATCATTATGTCCATTATTCACCAACTACAGTCAGAAAGCATTTAGAAAATGCCGGATTTGTGATTGAGAAAATATATACTGCTTCGGGAGATTACAATCGGGCTGAACTTGCGAATGTATTGAAGACACATTACCGCCCCTCTCATCATGGAATGATTCCAGAAATAATCAAAAAAATTGAGATGAATGGACAAGGAGAGGAAATTAGGTTTATAGCCAGGAAGCCTGCAGAAAAAGAAATAAAAATAAATGAATCAAATGATTATTCTATTGTAAAATCGAGAAATAAAAATCATGCTGCTTATACAGCCTCAATAATAATTCCGGTTTATAATAAAGTTGAGTATACTCAAAAATGTTTGGAAACTATCTATTCAATTAAAAATGGAATTGATGATTTTGAAGTGCTGGTTGTAAATAATGCGTCGAGTGATGAAACAGCCAAGTTTCTTGAACTAGCCTGTTCAGAATATCATGATCTAAAAGTTGTGAATAATTCGATTAACAAACGATTTGCCGGTGCGTGCAATACTGGTGCCCTTAATGCAGAAGCTGAATTTTTAGTTTTTTTGAATAATGATACTGTCCCGGAAGAAAATTGGCTCTTATATGGAATTAATAGATTAAAGATAGATCATACTGTTGGAATTGTTGGATCAAAATTACTTTACCCAGATAGAACCATTCAACATTGCGGTGTTGAGTATTTGTTGAATGTTCATCATGAATATCCGATTTGGCCAGTACACCGCTTTCTTGGGTTGAAAGAGGATGATCCACTTGTTAATCAAGGTGGATTTGTTGAATCTGTTACTGGTGCATGCTTGTTTATACCAAATAGATTATTCAAGGAAATAGAAGGATTTGATGAAGGTTACTCAATGTATTTCGAGGATCTTGACTTATGCTTTAAATCGATGAAAGCAGAAAAGAAAATCTTTTACGAACCCAACTCAGTCGTTATTCACTTTGAAGGTAAATCTACCCCTGATGAAGCGTTGCGTTACAAACTGAGTACTAATGCTGCTAAAAGATTTTATGAAAAATGGCAACTAGAAATTACATCACTTACAGAATTTAAGAAACAACAGGATGTTTCCGTTGAATATGATTACCCTCTTAGTTATGCACAAACATTTGAGACTAATAAACGTACTATTAATTTTTTAGTCGAATCTTCAAGATATAATGAAGCAAACGACCTATTAAATGAATTAAAGAAATTTATTCCATCTGATCCGGTGATTCTTGATTATGAAGAACGATTTAAAATATTAAACTCTAGTAAAGAAGAGAGATCATTAAGTTCAATTAATGATATTTATGATAGTAAGCTAAAGCATACTCAAGTATCAATTCTAACACTTACGTACAATGCACTTGAATATACCAAGGAGTTTATCTCCTCGCTACTACAACACTCTACCTTAGATTATGAGTTGATAGTAATCGATAATAATAGTTCAGATGAAACAGTTAACTATCTTAAATCTATTGAAAAGAATTATGAAAATATTAGAGTAATTCTGAATAAAGAAAACATCGGCTTTCCAGCGGCAATAAACCAAGGACTATTAGAATGTAATGGAAAATATATCATCATTGTGAATAACGATATTGTAGTTACTAAGAGATGGCTGGAGAGCTTGATAGAAGTGGCCGAATCTGATCCGAAAATCGGATTGGTCGGTCCAATCAGCAACGAAGTAAGCGGGCTGCAAAAAGATGAGAATGCCAAGTACAAATCAATTGAAGAAATGCATAAGTATGCGGCGAATGTGACAAAAACGAATAAGGGGGAAATATTAAATTTCCCGCGCATAGCATTTTTATGCACCCTGATTAAAAAAGAAGTGATTGAAAAAATTGGCGGACTCGATGAACGTTTTACACCAGGTAATTATGAGGATGATGATTTTTGTCTTCGTGCTCAATTAGCCGGATTTAAGACCGTTATAGCAAAGGATGTTTTTATTCATCATTACGGTTCAAAGAGTTTTAAGGCAGAAGGTATTAAAAAATATGCAGACCAACTTGAAATAAACAAACAAAAATTCATCGGGAAATGGGGTGTGACTCCTGATGAATTGTGGATTCAACGAAAGGAGATTAAACCTCATCAATATTATTATCCAATTAATAAAAATAAATTTGATGAGCATTTTGAACGTGCTAAAATATTACTGGCAGATCAAGAATTAGATTTGGCATGTGAATCGATACAAAAAGCTTTGGAAAACTTTAATGAGGTGGAGAATAGAAAAAACCAAATTGAGTTGAATGATTTATTGGATCTAGCTGGTAACCTTGCTTTAGCAAATGGTGATATTGAATTAGCTCAAAAATATTTTGAAGAGGAATTGAATATCCAACCAAATTCATCAACCGCCTGTGCCGGACTCGGAGAAGTATTTGCAGTACAAGGTTTATTTGAGAATGCTAAAACCATGTTCGAGTGGGCAATTAAAAATGATCCCAATAATCAAACGGCAATTGATTCACTCGCATTAACAAATAAAGAGCTGGGATTTGAACCAATTCACAATTCATTGGAAGAAGAGACAGCATGA